ATTAATAGAACGTCGAAGGATAGAATGTCAATGTCGATAAATTCAAAGCTTGCTTACCATTGTGCTCTTGCTCAAATTCCTTGACAAAGTCTgctatatttttatgatttaattttccACGGTAGTTCTGCAAGTAAAGCATTTGTCTATAAAAAtgatctaaaaataaaatagcatAATTGATTTCTCTGGGGCACCCAAAACTATAGTAAGCTAGACCGACTGCTCGATAAAGCTACATTTTAATCACAACTGATGGAGATTAGAACATACCATAACCGTAAAGTGAGTCTCGTACTCGAAAAGACTCTGCTTCTCTAAAGAATATGGATTATTTGCCAAACGAACCtggaaaaaggaaggaattgAGCAAGGATTTCAACATGGTTATGCAAGAAAGATGAACAGAGGCATTATTCAAGAAATTTACAACCACAAGAATTCACATTACCCAAAAAGAATCTGCGAGGAAGATTTCCAAAGGCTTCATACTGCGTACAAGTACAATATAACGCAGATCAAACTTCTTCCCATTAAACAGAGCAGGATGCTCAATATACTTTTGACATATCTTAGGACCAGTTTCCATGAGACGGATAATAGCGGATAGGTTGTCGGTGACTGTAGTATCTATCGTCCGTGCCATATTCCAAGGTTTCAGTAtccataaattatttaaaccaTCTCTTTTACGCACAAGATAATCACCAATAAGTTGGGATAAATGTGTCTCGAGATTGTATGTAGGCTGCAACCACTCGGGACATCCATGTGCCTGTAAGAAAAGTGAGATTTCTTTGATTTAGCATCATTTGGGCCGAAAGAAATAAGAATTATTGCCCACACTAGAGAAGAAATAAGTGACCTTTTAAAAccaagtatatatatatatatatatgtgtgttaGTTTCCATAGTTTACCTTCTCCACAGTCTCTGCCAAATGATGTTTCATGACAAGACAAGCTTCAAAGGGAAATTGGTTTACATATTGCTGATCTGTTATCCCAGTAGCCTTCTTCGTTTCCTCATCAATCTGCATACTTGTCCATATAATATCTGCCTCTTTCGGATCGCTAGCTGGAATGAAATAAATtgcacaaatttttttaaaactatctAAGAGAAAGATCAACATAAGATCAAAGTATTAAATGAAGTACAATTCTTGGAACAAAACTGAATTTAATTTCTGACCTAgtaaaggggaaaaaaaatcaagataaCAACATATGCCTGATgtgattgatttttttggaaGTACTTTGGCTCAATCTACATTAGAGCAAAATACTAACGTGAgtatcccacgtcagttggggaggagaacgagagtgtagaaacctccccctagcaaacgtgttttaaaaaccttgaggaaaagtctaaagcccaaagaggacaatatctactaacagtggacttgagttgtaaCAACTAATGTATTCtgacataataaaaatagttctAGTACGtactaattataaattcaGGGCGGtttaaatattcttcaacTTGAGGATTGTCAGTGTAAACACGTAAAGTGCCTCCTTTGATCTGATGTCGTCCTTCAGTGTTTGATGTGGTTTGAGGTATGGGCGAAGCCAACGCTTTTGACCGCAGATTCCTGATGTATTTCTCATACTCCTGAAATAATTTCTCTACATTAGATTCGAACTTAGCAATGTCCCCTCGCAGCTATGGAAATGAATAAGATAAGGGATTTATCAGTAGGGAAGTACATGAACAAAATAGTTTTGTGGAGTATGAAACCAAGCTGTAAGTCTAGCAGACCGTTGTTTGTCCTCCCCAATGCCAAAGAGATAATCACGAGTGCATTCGTCACCTTTCTGAACATCGAGGATAGGCCATAATATGGTGAAGctggaaacaaaaattaaatgatcaTTTTTTCATAAAGGCGCAATAATACATAGAGCATGCTTAGAAAGTGAAGGGAAAGAATAGGGTGTAAAGTAACCTTATGGCTGACGCTAGCTTTCCATCTGGCATGAAGAGGAAAGGAGCCACTCTGAAATTTGGCTCATCACTATGCCGCAAAGCTGAACCTAGCTCATCCATCACGTACCTGCAAAGAGCTCCagataaaaagattaaaatgtGCACTTGCTGGAAAAGGTGGAAAAGTAACTTGAATTCAGTTGATAAACAACATACCAAACAGAGGTTTCATCAATCTTTTCCTCATCTGCTAGTCTGTATGTCATCAAATATTGCCACATTGCATTTATAACTCGATCAGGGAGAGGCTCTTCAGGAGTCCACTCAGGGAGGCGCGGCAGAAGCATTGAATCAATGACATGCTTTCCagaattcaatattttttttacgtcAATGCTATTCAGAGTATGCAGGTTAGGGAGAGATTCAATAATGTCTACAGCCTTCTCTCCAAGAGGACCAGGAATATCCACCTGCAGAACCAAATATGAACGGTACAGATACTAACAGCTATTTACAAACAAACTCTTAGAGCAGGATACCATAGAAGATAgactaattttgaaaaatacctCCAGAGAACTTAAGCAAGGAAATCCCTTCAGGATTTCCAACAAGTCACCAACTGAATTCTGTTCCAAGGGATTTCCCCGAAGATTCAAGTACGTGAGAGATGGCAACTCAACAGGAGAAAAGGCCTGAGAAGGATAACTAAGAGGATCATCAAACCATGTGAAACTAACTAGTAGTCATAACTGGTACATTCAAATGCCATAACCATCAGTCCAACTTTCAAGATAAATAGCACACATTCAAATGCCATAACCATCAGTCCAACTTTCAAGATAAATAGCACACATTCAAATGCCAAACCAGTGCTTAAGAGTTTACATTTCCTTCGAGATAATAACACACTAACCAATGTAGCTGCAGAATTCTCACCTTGTTGTTTAAATTGTGAATACATCTATGTGAAAGGTCTAGACTAGTAACGTCCTGCAATGAGTGATCAGCTGGGTAGATGCTTCCAGGATTATCCTTTTCATATATATCTCCACAAAAGCCCAATGCCCACTCAGAAAAGTTATGAGTAAATCGTGAGTTGTAGATTTCCAAATTTGGAGATCCATCAAGAACATTCTGCTGCAGGTTCTCATCACTGTAAAGGAAGCTTTCAGAACACTTTTGAAATGCACGCATTAATTTAAGCATGAAGACACAAGAATATTTTGCACCACTGGACTATCATACATACCAGTTTTCTACAGCAGGATTATTGTTCAACCAAAGTGCTCTAAGATGTTTAAATTTAGCAACTTCCTGAGCGACCACATCTACATTACTAAGCTTGTTTCCAGTCAAGCTAAGTGCCAGTAAATCCTAAAtcagaagaaacaaaatgcaCTTTTAAGACTAGTATATGAAAATATCCATAGCTACGAAATCAGAAAGTAGAAAGTTATATTAAGAGAGATTTCTATTTCCAATATTActgaaaatttgttgaaatattCAGTATGCTATATCAAAATACATTCTCCTGAAAAGTGAtatcatcaaaattttgattacaAATTCTACTTTTT
This sequence is a window from Cucurbita pepo subsp. pepo cultivar mu-cu-16 chromosome LG04, ASM280686v2, whole genome shotgun sequence. Protein-coding genes within it:
- the LOC111793194 gene encoding tubulin--tyrosine ligase-like protein 12; the protein is MAAGNRIEAYEDFVEVHGLLLAASGLPKSLHRQLFQKLTLETFDGGAHFQVEPFEDGRCRRLVLSSDFMAKESHLFLVDHAWTFRLSDAYNQLLEVPGLAERMASLMCVDVDMNLDEDAKEEEVDQQSVWELLESEIHGAKEKGNDSVRWLELEDLQIDDDTLLSLDLPTKLPDLLALSLTGNKLSNVDVVAQEVAKFKHLRALWLNNNPAVENCDENLQQNVLDGSPNLEIYNSRFTHNFSEWALGFCGDIYEKDNPGSIYPADHSLQDVTSLDLSHRCIHNLNNKAFSPVELPSLTYLNLRGNPLEQNSVGDLLEILKGFPCLSSLEVDIPGPLGEKAVDIIESLPNLHTLNSIDVKKILNSGKHVIDSMLLPRLPEWTPEEPLPDRVINAMWQYLMTYRLADEEKIDETSVWYVMDELGSALRHSDEPNFRVAPFLFMPDGKLASAISFTILWPILDVQKGDECTRDYLFGIGEDKQRSARLTAWFHTPQNYFVHEYEKYIRNLRSKALASPIPQTTSNTEGRHQIKGGTLRVYTDNPQVEEYLNRPEFIITSDPKEADIIWTSMQIDEETKKATGITDQQYVNQFPFEACLVMKHHLAETVEKAHGCPEWLQPTYNLETHLSQLIGDYLVRKRDGLNNLWILKPWNMARTIDTTVTDNLSAIIRLMETGPKICQKYIEHPALFNGKKFDLRYIVLVRSMKPLEIFLADSFWVRLANNPYSLEKQSLFEYETHFTVMNYRGKLNHKNIADFVKEFEQEHNVKWLDIHSRVRSMIRSVFESAAVVHPEMHSPFSRAMYGLDVMLDSSFQPKLLEVTYCPDCTRACKYDVENVFGDGIIKGREFYNDVFGCLFLNETTHATPL